One segment of Streptomyces sp. TG1A-8 DNA contains the following:
- a CDS encoding adenosine deaminase: MTSQTAPTGTVQTRVPTPDQIRRAPKVLLHDHLDGGLRPATVVELARDTGYPSLPETDPEKLGVWFREAADSGSLERYLETFRHTVGVMQTRDALVRVARECAEDLAGDGVVYAEVRYAPEQHLEGGLSLEEVVEAVNEGFRQGERSARDNGHRIRVGALLTAMRHAARSLEIAELANRHRDSGVVGFDIAGAEAGYPPTRHLDAFEYLKRENNHFTIHAGEAFGLPSIWQALQWCGADRLGHGVRIIDDIEVGGDGSVRLGRLAAYVRDKRIPLELCPSSNLQTGAASSYAEHPIGLLRRLHFRATVNTDNRLMSHTSMSREFEHLVEAFGYTLDDLQWFSVNAMKSAFIPFDERLAMINDVLKPGYAELKSEWLFQQTASTSGSTDSRG; the protein is encoded by the coding sequence ATGACGAGCCAGACTGCACCGACCGGGACCGTTCAGACGCGCGTCCCGACGCCGGACCAGATCCGCCGGGCGCCCAAGGTTCTGCTGCACGATCACCTCGACGGCGGTCTGCGTCCCGCGACCGTCGTCGAACTGGCCCGGGACACGGGCTACCCCTCGCTCCCCGAGACCGATCCCGAGAAACTGGGCGTCTGGTTCCGCGAGGCCGCCGACTCCGGCTCGCTGGAACGGTACCTGGAGACCTTCAGGCACACCGTCGGCGTGATGCAGACCCGCGACGCGCTCGTCCGCGTCGCCCGGGAGTGCGCCGAGGACCTCGCCGGGGACGGGGTCGTCTACGCCGAGGTGCGGTACGCACCCGAACAGCACCTGGAGGGCGGACTGAGCCTCGAAGAGGTCGTCGAGGCGGTCAACGAGGGCTTCCGGCAGGGCGAGCGGAGTGCCCGCGACAACGGCCACCGCATCCGCGTCGGCGCCCTGCTGACCGCCATGCGGCACGCGGCACGCTCCCTGGAGATCGCCGAACTGGCCAACCGCCACCGGGACTCGGGCGTCGTCGGCTTCGACATCGCCGGTGCCGAGGCCGGCTATCCGCCCACCCGGCACCTGGACGCCTTCGAGTACCTCAAGCGGGAGAACAACCACTTCACCATCCACGCCGGCGAGGCCTTCGGGCTCCCCTCCATCTGGCAGGCGCTGCAGTGGTGCGGCGCCGACCGGCTCGGGCACGGCGTGCGGATCATCGACGACATCGAGGTCGGCGGGGACGGTTCGGTACGGCTCGGGCGGCTGGCGGCGTACGTGCGCGACAAGCGGATCCCGCTGGAACTCTGCCCCAGCTCCAACCTGCAGACCGGGGCCGCGTCCTCGTACGCCGAGCACCCCATCGGGCTGCTGCGCCGACTGCACTTCCGGGCGACCGTCAACACCGACAACCGGCTGATGTCGCACACCAGCATGAGCCGGGAATTCGAGCACCTTGTCGAGGCGTTCGGTTACACGCTCGACGATCTCCAGTGGTTCTCCGTCAATGCGATGAAATCAGCGTTCATTCCTTTCGACGAAAGACTTGCCATGATCAATGACGTGCTGAAGCCCGGATACGCGGAACTGAAATCCGAATGGCTGTTCCAGCAGACCGCCTCCACCAGCGGTTCCACGGATTCGCGCGGCTAG
- a CDS encoding alpha/beta fold hydrolase yields MRQQATPVRTAGLGKAVGTEPTAVSGAVLLLPGGEEVSARRPSPVPAAPFVRSLGRRFARAGRGEGLAVHAVHYRYRGWNGSEAHLAQDASWAADEVVRRYGDVPVCLVGVDMGGRAALRAGGHEAVNSVVALAPWLPEEDVAASPEPVKQLAGRRVLVVHGTNDTRTDPELSFRLAARAKKANREVCRFEVHSDGHGLRQHRDEVLCLTVDFVMGALFGRPVSRPVEDALAAPPPIGLRMPLAAGFGRSLRRRL; encoded by the coding sequence ATGCGACAGCAAGCGACGCCGGTCCGAACGGCCGGGCTGGGCAAGGCAGTCGGTACGGAGCCGACGGCGGTCAGTGGAGCGGTGCTGCTGCTCCCCGGCGGGGAGGAGGTCTCCGCCCGCAGACCCTCCCCCGTGCCGGCGGCGCCCTTCGTCCGCTCCCTCGGCCGCAGGTTCGCCCGCGCGGGCCGCGGGGAGGGGCTGGCCGTCCACGCCGTGCACTACCGCTACCGCGGCTGGAACGGCAGCGAAGCGCACCTGGCACAGGACGCGTCCTGGGCCGCCGACGAGGTGGTACGGCGGTACGGGGACGTCCCGGTGTGCCTGGTGGGCGTGGACATGGGCGGGCGGGCCGCGTTGCGGGCCGGGGGCCACGAGGCCGTCAACTCCGTGGTGGCGCTCGCCCCGTGGCTGCCCGAGGAGGACGTGGCCGCGTCCCCCGAGCCGGTGAAGCAGCTGGCGGGGCGGCGGGTGCTGGTCGTGCACGGCACGAACGACACCCGGACCGATCCGGAGCTGTCCTTCCGGCTCGCGGCCCGGGCGAAGAAGGCGAACCGGGAGGTGTGCCGGTTCGAGGTGCACTCCGACGGCCACGGGCTGCGCCAGCACCGCGACGAAGTGCTGTGCCTGACGGTGGACTTCGTGATGGGCGCGCTGTTCGGCCGCCCGGTGTCCCGGCCGGTCGAGGACGCCCTGGCCGCTCCGCCGCCCATCGGCCTGCGGATGCCGCTGGCCGCGGGGTTCGGCAGGTCGCTCCGCAGGAGGCTGTGA
- a CDS encoding LysR family transcriptional regulator has translation MEHEHRSRARLSPSGDAEDMALSLAPRLAYFAGVARTEHVTRAALEMNVPQSTLSRAMARLERDLGVGLFARHGRTVSLTTAGRTFLASVERALAEIGRAAEEVRADADPATGKVAFGFLHTMGAETVPGLLHAFRADHPRVRFSLVQNYGEAMLERLRAGELDLCLTSPVPDAPDLVARRLDEQKLRLVVPADHRLAGRRRVRLAEAAEDTFVTLEPGYGLRRITDDLCRQAGFRPKVAFEGEEAETLRGLVAAGLGVALLPPPTVPRPGVAELTVTAPRAVREIGVAWLADRPDTPPVAAFKRFLLSRRGSLLPA, from the coding sequence ATGGAGCATGAGCACAGGTCACGAGCGCGCCTGTCACCGTCCGGTGACGCAGAAGACATGGCGCTGTCGCTCGCGCCGCGGCTGGCGTACTTCGCCGGCGTCGCCCGCACCGAGCACGTCACCCGGGCCGCGCTGGAGATGAACGTCCCCCAGTCCACCCTCTCGCGCGCGATGGCCCGCCTGGAGCGGGACCTGGGCGTCGGCCTGTTCGCCCGGCACGGCCGCACGGTCTCCCTCACCACCGCCGGCCGCACCTTCCTCGCCTCCGTCGAACGCGCCCTCGCCGAGATCGGGCGCGCCGCCGAGGAGGTCCGCGCCGACGCCGACCCGGCCACCGGCAAGGTCGCCTTCGGCTTCCTGCACACGATGGGCGCCGAGACCGTACCCGGTCTCCTGCACGCCTTCCGCGCCGACCACCCGCGCGTCCGCTTCAGCCTCGTGCAGAACTACGGCGAGGCGATGCTGGAACGGCTGCGGGCGGGCGAGCTGGACCTGTGCCTGACCTCCCCGGTCCCGGACGCCCCCGACCTGGTCGCCCGCCGCCTGGACGAGCAGAAGCTCCGCCTGGTCGTCCCCGCCGACCACCGCCTGGCCGGCCGCCGGCGCGTCCGCCTCGCCGAGGCCGCCGAGGACACCTTCGTCACCCTCGAACCCGGCTACGGCCTGCGCCGCATCACCGACGACCTGTGCCGACAGGCCGGCTTCCGCCCGAAGGTGGCCTTCGAGGGCGAGGAGGCGGAGACCCTGCGCGGCCTGGTGGCCGCCGGACTGGGGGTCGCCCTCCTCCCTCCCCCGACCGTCCCGCGCCCGGGGGTGGCGGAGCTGACGGTCACGGCCCCCCGGGCGGTACGGGAGATCGGCGTCGCCTGGCTGGCGGACCGCCCGGACACCCCGCCCGTGGCCGCCTTCAAGAGGTTCCTGCTGTCCAGGCGGGGCAGCCTGCTGCCCGCCTGA
- a CDS encoding MFS transporter, with translation MTPASTGASPRVDAGPPAPSSDTAPPVPPGSPVRDTRLAPGGPGYRRMSFALFLAGVATFALLYSTQALLPLISGDLGASAGEASWTVAAATGGLALFVLPMSALSERFGRRTVMTASLAVAVGVGVLVPFAPSLGTLVALRAVQGAALAGLPASATAYLAEEVRPRALVTAIGLFVAGNSVGGMSGRVVTGWVAQEWGWRVAVGVIGAIAVGCAVAFRLLLPAPRHFTAGSLRPRVLLGTVRDHLADPLLRRLYAIGALFMTVFGGVYTVIGYRLTEAPFSLPQGIVGSVFLVYLVGTVSASAAGRLVGRLGRRGALYLAGGTTAAGLLLSLAGPLLPVLLGLLLITAGFFAGHAVASSAVGKTAAHGRAQAAALYQSAYYIGSSAGSTVGATAFRAVGWSGTVGVGVLAVLGVVAVTALDSRAARAAARREPATAH, from the coding sequence ATGACTCCCGCCAGTACCGGGGCGTCCCCCCGCGTGGACGCCGGCCCGCCCGCCCCCTCCTCCGACACCGCGCCCCCGGTGCCCCCCGGGTCCCCCGTCCGCGACACGCGCCTGGCTCCCGGCGGTCCCGGTTACCGCCGGATGAGCTTCGCCCTGTTCCTCGCGGGGGTCGCGACCTTCGCACTCCTGTACTCCACGCAGGCCCTGCTGCCGCTGATCTCCGGGGACCTCGGGGCCTCGGCGGGCGAGGCGAGCTGGACGGTGGCGGCCGCGACCGGTGGTCTGGCGCTGTTCGTGCTGCCGATGAGCGCCCTGTCGGAGCGCTTCGGCCGCCGTACGGTGATGACGGCCTCGCTGGCGGTCGCGGTGGGCGTGGGGGTCCTGGTGCCGTTCGCGCCGTCGCTCGGCACGCTGGTGGCGCTGCGGGCGGTGCAGGGGGCCGCGCTGGCCGGGCTGCCGGCCTCGGCGACGGCGTACCTGGCCGAGGAGGTCCGGCCCAGGGCGCTGGTGACGGCGATCGGCCTGTTCGTGGCGGGCAACAGCGTCGGCGGGATGAGCGGCCGGGTCGTCACCGGCTGGGTCGCGCAGGAGTGGGGCTGGCGGGTCGCCGTCGGGGTGATCGGCGCGATCGCGGTGGGCTGCGCGGTGGCGTTCCGGCTGCTGCTGCCGGCGCCGCGGCACTTCACCGCGGGTTCGCTGCGCCCGCGCGTCCTGCTCGGCACGGTCCGCGACCACCTCGCCGATCCCCTGCTGCGCCGCCTGTACGCGATCGGCGCGCTGTTCATGACGGTGTTCGGCGGCGTGTACACGGTGATCGGCTACCGCCTGACGGAGGCGCCCTTCTCGCTCCCGCAGGGCATCGTCGGCTCGGTCTTCCTGGTGTACCTGGTCGGTACGGTGTCCGCGTCGGCGGCGGGCCGCCTGGTGGGCCGCCTCGGCCGCCGGGGCGCGCTGTACCTGGCGGGCGGCACGACGGCGGCGGGCCTGCTGCTGTCCCTGGCCGGCCCGCTCCTCCCGGTCCTGCTGGGCCTGCTGCTGATCACGGCCGGGTTCTTCGCCGGGCACGCGGTCGCCTCCTCGGCGGTCGGCAAGACGGCCGCCCACGGCCGTGCCCAGGCCGCGGCCCTCTACCAGTCCGCGTACTACATCGGCTCCAGCGCCGGCAGCACGGTGGGCGCCACGGCCTTCCGCGCGGTCGGCTGGTCCGGCACGGTCGGCGTCGGCGTCCTCGCGGTCCTCGGGGTCGTGGCGGTCACGGCGCTCGACAGCAGGGCGGCCAGGGCCGCGGCCCGGCGGGAGCCGGCGACGGCGCACTGA
- a CDS encoding sigma-70 family RNA polymerase sigma factor: MGGGTATAGLDVVLEKHRTELTGYCYRMLGSSFEAEDAVQDTLVRAWRSHGKFEGRSSLRSWLYRIATNVCLDMLTAGNRRARPMDLTEATPLARAALSPRPDSTWLEPVPDARVLPAAEDPAEAAVAKESVRLAFTAALQRLPPRQRAVLILREVLAWRASEVAELLGTSVASVNSALQRARATLAERGDAGAGGAVSDPLDEGQRKLLERYVKAFEGYDMTALTALLHEDAVMTMPPFDLWLRGPADITGFMTTLGASCAGSRLVPVRANGLPGFAHYKPDEDGGGFSPWAVQVLEISAGRITGFHCFLDTRRWFPLFDLPLHLEAEADETEEGA; encoded by the coding sequence ATGGGCGGCGGCACGGCGACGGCGGGTCTCGACGTCGTACTGGAGAAGCACCGGACCGAGCTGACCGGGTACTGCTACCGCATGCTCGGCTCCTCCTTCGAGGCCGAGGACGCGGTGCAGGACACCCTGGTGCGGGCCTGGCGGAGCCACGGGAAGTTCGAGGGCCGCTCCAGCCTGCGTTCGTGGCTGTACCGGATCGCGACCAACGTGTGCCTGGACATGCTGACGGCCGGCAACAGGCGGGCCCGCCCGATGGACCTCACCGAGGCCACACCGCTGGCCCGGGCGGCGCTCTCCCCGCGCCCGGACAGCACCTGGCTGGAGCCGGTGCCGGACGCGCGGGTGCTGCCCGCGGCCGAGGACCCGGCGGAGGCCGCCGTCGCCAAGGAGTCGGTCCGGCTCGCCTTCACGGCCGCGCTCCAGCGGCTGCCGCCCAGGCAGCGCGCGGTGCTGATCCTGCGCGAGGTGCTGGCCTGGCGGGCGAGCGAGGTCGCCGAGCTGCTGGGCACCTCGGTCGCCTCGGTCAACAGCGCCTTGCAGCGGGCACGGGCGACGCTGGCCGAGCGCGGGGATGCGGGTGCCGGCGGCGCGGTGTCCGATCCGCTGGACGAGGGGCAGCGAAAGCTGCTGGAGCGCTATGTGAAGGCGTTCGAGGGGTACGACATGACCGCGCTGACGGCGCTGCTGCACGAGGACGCCGTCATGACGATGCCGCCGTTCGACCTGTGGCTGCGCGGCCCGGCCGACATCACCGGCTTCATGACCACCCTGGGCGCCTCCTGCGCCGGCTCCCGTCTGGTGCCGGTCCGGGCCAACGGCCTGCCGGGGTTCGCGCACTACAAGCCGGACGAGGACGGCGGCGGCTTCAGCCCCTGGGCGGTGCAGGTGCTGGAGATCTCAGCGGGCCGCATCACCGGGTTCCACTGCTTCCTCGACACCCGGCGCTGGTTCCCCCTGTTCGACCTGCCCCTCCACCTGGAGGCGGAGGCCGACGAGACCGAGGAGGGCGCGTAG
- a CDS encoding STAS domain-containing protein, translating into MSRGRSGGPPGVDDKTPAVPVPRGPLTPDEVAGLCDDVRALLRAGGAAGAVVCDVGGPGPPGLATVDLLARLELAARRSGGRIRLRGPDPALRALLGLVGLRLQVEGQVEQGEPAPGVEEAVEPGDAAR; encoded by the coding sequence ATGAGTCGGGGGCGGTCCGGCGGTCCACCGGGCGTGGACGACAAGACACCGGCCGTGCCCGTGCCGCGCGGTCCGCTCACCCCGGACGAGGTGGCGGGGCTGTGCGACGACGTGCGGGCGCTGCTGCGGGCCGGCGGGGCGGCCGGTGCCGTCGTGTGCGACGTGGGCGGGCCGGGGCCGCCGGGGCTCGCCACGGTCGACCTGCTCGCGCGGCTGGAGCTGGCCGCCCGCCGGTCCGGCGGGCGGATCCGGCTGCGCGGACCCGACCCGGCGCTACGCGCCCTCCTCGGTCTCGTCGGCCTCCGCCTCCAGGTGGAGGGGCAGGTCGAACAGGGGGAACCAGCGCCGGGTGTCGAGGAAGCAGTGGAACCCGGTGATGCGGCCCGCTGA
- a CDS encoding thymidine phosphorylase, with protein MAMDAISVIRTKRDRGELTDEQIDWVIDAYTRGEVADEQMSALAMAILLNGMNRREIARWTAAMIASGERMDFASLSRPTADKHSTGGVGDKITLPLAPLVAACGAAVPQLSGRGLGHTGGTLDKLESIPGWRALLSNEEMLSVLDGVGAVICAAGDGLAPADKKLYALRDVTGTVEAIPLIASSIMSKKIAEGTGSLVLDVKVGSGAFMKTLADARELASTMVGLGTDHGVRTVALLTDMSTPLGLTAGNALEVRESVEVLAGGGPADVVELTVALAREMLDAAGVRDADPARALADGSAMDVWRRMIAAQGGDPDAELPTSREQHVVTAPSTGVLTRLDAYDIGIAAWRLGAGRARKEDPVQAAAGVEMHAKPGDTVTAGQPLLTLHTDTPERFDYALQAVAGSYDVAPAGTDFTPSPVVLERIA; from the coding sequence ATGGCCATGGACGCCATCTCCGTCATCCGCACCAAGCGGGACCGCGGCGAACTGACCGACGAGCAGATCGACTGGGTCATCGACGCGTACACCCGCGGCGAGGTCGCCGACGAGCAGATGTCCGCGCTCGCCATGGCGATCCTGCTCAACGGCATGAACCGCCGCGAGATCGCCCGCTGGACGGCGGCCATGATCGCCTCCGGCGAGCGCATGGACTTCGCGTCGCTGTCCCGTCCGACCGCCGACAAGCACTCGACGGGCGGCGTCGGCGACAAGATCACACTGCCGCTCGCGCCGCTCGTGGCGGCCTGCGGCGCGGCCGTCCCGCAGCTGTCCGGGCGCGGCCTCGGCCACACCGGCGGCACCCTGGACAAGCTGGAGTCGATCCCGGGCTGGCGCGCGCTGCTGTCCAACGAGGAGATGCTGTCCGTGCTGGACGGCGTCGGCGCGGTGATCTGCGCGGCCGGTGACGGGCTGGCCCCGGCCGACAAGAAGCTGTACGCCCTGCGCGACGTCACCGGCACGGTCGAGGCGATCCCGCTGATCGCGTCCTCGATCATGTCGAAGAAGATCGCCGAGGGCACCGGCTCCCTGGTCCTGGACGTGAAGGTGGGCAGCGGCGCCTTCATGAAGACCCTGGCGGACGCCCGCGAGCTGGCGTCGACGATGGTCGGCCTCGGCACCGACCACGGCGTCCGGACGGTCGCGCTGCTGACCGACATGTCGACCCCCCTCGGTCTGACCGCGGGCAACGCCCTGGAGGTCCGCGAGTCGGTCGAGGTGCTGGCCGGCGGCGGCCCCGCGGACGTCGTGGAGCTGACCGTCGCCCTGGCCCGCGAGATGCTGGACGCGGCCGGCGTGCGGGACGCCGACCCGGCCAGGGCGCTGGCCGACGGCTCGGCGATGGACGTGTGGCGCCGCATGATCGCGGCCCAGGGCGGCGACCCGGACGCCGAACTGCCCACCTCCCGGGAGCAGCACGTCGTCACGGCGCCGTCCACGGGCGTGCTGACCCGCCTCGACGCCTACGACATCGGCATCGCCGCCTGGCGCCTGGGCGCCGGCCGCGCCCGCAAGGAGGACCCGGTGCAGGCGGCGGCGGGCGTGGAGATGCACGCCAAGCCGGGCGACACGGTCACCGCGGGCCAGCCGCTCCTCACCCTGCACACGGACACCCCCGAGCGCTTCGACTACGCGCTGCAGGCGGTGGCGGGCTCCTACGACGTCGCCCCCGCGGGGACGGACTTCACGCCGTCACCGGTGGTCCTGGAACGCATCGCCTGA
- a CDS encoding cytidine deaminase — translation MTVPAPGVDWEALRAEAREAMSHAYAPYSGYPVGVAALVDDGRTVTGCNVENASYGLGLCAECGLVSQLQRTGGGRLTHFTCVDGTGALLVPCGRCRQLLYEFGGPGLLLDTPAGVLPLSEMLPQAFGPEHLSP, via the coding sequence GTGACCGTTCCGGCCCCCGGCGTCGACTGGGAAGCACTGCGCGCCGAGGCGCGCGAGGCCATGTCCCACGCCTACGCCCCCTACTCGGGCTACCCGGTCGGCGTGGCGGCCCTGGTCGACGACGGGCGCACGGTCACCGGCTGCAACGTCGAGAACGCCTCCTACGGCCTCGGCCTGTGCGCCGAGTGCGGCCTGGTCTCCCAGCTGCAGCGCACCGGGGGCGGCCGGCTCACGCACTTCACCTGCGTGGACGGCACGGGCGCCCTGCTCGTGCCGTGCGGCCGCTGCCGCCAGCTGCTGTACGAGTTCGGTGGACCCGGCCTGCTCCTGGACACCCCGGCGGGCGTCCTCCCGCTCTCCGAGATGCTGCCCCAGGCCTTCGGCCCCGAGCACCTCTCCCCGTAA
- a CDS encoding ABC transporter permease: MSTATIAKPQAEQPGRGGRRMSLPVLLLIIAGVLVLTSIVRLITGADGITSTGQMSTALQLAVPIGLAGLGGLWAERAGVVNIGLEGMMILGTWFGAWAGYQWGPWAGVVLGIVGGALGAVLHAVATVTFNVNHIVSGVALNILALGTTRYLSKFTFENAPQGSSKQSPPIGSLGTFSVPGLSDWLDTLNGKHWFLVSDLGGLLGGLVTDLSPLTVIAVALVPLTWWVLWRTAFGLRLRSCGENPVAAESLGVNVYKYKYIAVVISGGFAGLGGAFLSIVASNVYLDGQTAGRGYIGLAAMIFGNWMPGGLALGAGLFGYTDSLNLRGGTVNVHALILLLAILLVFGAAYLAWRKKYVPAVVTVVVAALMFLWHATTHEVPRQLVTATPYIVTLLVLSLSAQKLRMPKADGLPYRKGQGK, encoded by the coding sequence TCCGCCTGATCACCGGCGCGGACGGCATCACCTCGACCGGCCAGATGTCCACCGCACTGCAGCTCGCGGTGCCGATCGGCCTCGCGGGCCTGGGCGGCCTGTGGGCCGAGCGCGCGGGCGTCGTCAACATCGGCCTCGAAGGCATGATGATCCTCGGCACCTGGTTCGGCGCCTGGGCCGGCTACCAGTGGGGCCCGTGGGCCGGTGTCGTCCTCGGCATCGTCGGCGGCGCGCTCGGCGCCGTCCTGCACGCCGTCGCCACCGTCACCTTCAACGTCAACCACATCGTCTCCGGTGTGGCGCTCAACATCCTCGCCCTCGGCACCACGCGCTACCTGTCGAAGTTCACCTTCGAGAACGCCCCGCAGGGCTCCTCCAAGCAGTCCCCGCCGATCGGCTCGCTGGGCACCTTCAGCGTCCCCGGCCTGTCCGACTGGCTGGACACCCTCAACGGCAAGCACTGGTTCCTCGTCTCCGACCTCGGCGGCCTGCTCGGCGGCCTGGTCACCGACCTGTCCCCGCTGACCGTCATCGCCGTCGCCCTGGTCCCGCTGACCTGGTGGGTGCTGTGGCGCACCGCCTTCGGCCTGCGCCTGCGCTCGTGCGGCGAGAACCCGGTGGCGGCCGAGTCCCTCGGCGTCAACGTCTACAAGTACAAGTACATCGCCGTGGTCATCTCCGGCGGCTTCGCCGGCCTCGGCGGCGCCTTCCTGTCCATCGTCGCCTCGAACGTGTACCTCGACGGCCAGACGGCCGGCCGCGGCTACATCGGCCTCGCCGCGATGATCTTCGGCAACTGGATGCCGGGCGGCCTCGCCCTCGGCGCCGGCCTGTTCGGTTACACCGACAGCCTCAACCTGCGCGGCGGCACCGTGAACGTCCACGCGCTGATCCTGCTGCTGGCGATCCTGCTGGTGTTCGGCGCGGCCTACCTGGCGTGGCGGAAGAAGTACGTCCCCGCCGTCGTCACCGTCGTCGTCGCGGCCCTGATGTTCCTCTGGCACGCCACCACCCACGAGGTCCCGCGCCAGCTGGTGACCGCCACGCCGTACATCGTCACGCTGCTCGTCCTGTCGCTGTCCGCGCAGAAGCTGCGGATGCCGAAGGCGGACGGCCTGCCGTACCGGAAGGGACAGGGCAAGTGA